The genomic region TATTTTCTAAAGAATCTTTCATCGCTTGGCCTAAGCTGGAATATCTTGATCGCCCATCACCTAAATAAAGCACAACAGTTTCAGACTTTAAAGAATTTTCATCGGTAGAATCTTCCTGATACTCGAGTTGATAGGTGGCTTTATAATTAAACTTTGCTTGTGTTTGCTGCTGTGCTGAAATCTTAAAAGAAAAGAAGAGCAACATTAGACTTATTTTGAATTTCATAATGATTTTCGATTAAAAAATTTATTTTGTTTGAAGTTCAATTGGATTGTTACGATTTTTATGCGCTTCACTCAACTCTCTCTTAGCTTTAGCTTCATCATTCCATTCTATAGTGATGCCAGCATTATTCATTGCAGTAAGTGGATCTCTTTTATAATCATTACGAACCTGATCGAGCTCTTGCTGAGAAACTTCTTTATAATCGTCCAAATTCAATGTTTTAGGCACTAATTTTTCTAATTCCTGAAATGCTGAGAAAGTAAAGTGATAGTGATCCTGAAGATCCGAAATCTCCAAAATAAGTCCAGGCAAACCAGCAAATTTGTATGGCCCATCTGAAAATGGAAGCTCTGGCGAGAACCAGGCTTCATATTCTCTGCCGGCAAAAGAGCCTGAAGCTTTTTGAACTTTATATCCTAAAACTTCTTTAGTTTCCTGCTCTATTTCCCAGTTCATGAGATTTAAAGTCTGTTTATATTTCAGTTTATCCTTAAAAACTTTTTCGGCTAAAATAAGTTCGTTATCATTATGATTTTTGAAGATCTTATAGTGAAAATCGGTTTCTGGAGTTATACTTCTAATTCGATAAAACTCAGCCATACTTTTATTTGAA from Zunongwangia profunda SM-A87 harbors:
- a CDS encoding GLPGLI family protein; protein product: MKSILMPFFLCFSVIFYAQKTDIQYSYKATYNLEYQEDSTDQNSIKSETVVLYLGEGVSRYSSLGKAVKDSLTETLDPSNKSMAEFYRIRSITPETDFHYKIFKNHNDNELILAEKVFKDKLKYKQTLNLMNWEIEQETKEVLGYKVQKASGSFAGREYEAWFSPELPFSDGPYKFAGLPGLILEISDLQDHYHFTFSAFQELEKLVPKTLNLDDYKEVSQQELDQVRNDYKRDPLTAMNNAGITIEWNDEAKAKRELSEAHKNRNNPIELQTK